The following are encoded together in the Thiobacillus sp. SCUT-2 genome:
- the mfd gene encoding transcription-repair coupling factor, which produces MLFSPATPSSGDRQSGLAGAADALYLAELARGAAPLAVVCASAWDANRLAEELRWFDPGLRVCAFPDWETLPYDAFSPHPDLISERLATLYQISRGEFDIAVVALSTALYRLAPPSFLAAHTFFLKQKDRLDEAAFRAQMALGGYAHVSQVYAPGEFSFRGGLIDLFPMGSAVPYRIDLFDNEIETIRAFDVDTQRSIYPVNEVRLLPAREFPLDEAGITRFRQNFRERFEGDPSKSKLYKDVSNGLAPAGIEYYLPLFFEETATLFDYLPKATRLVAHGALDPAGQAFWADAQGRHRLLSGDKDRPLLPPADLFLPTDAFFVLAKSYDRLEVQQTGEGLARPVPPIAVDRREAHPVAKLQSFVDGFAGKVLIIAPSAGRRETLHEYLAEHGLDARLVDSWADALPSGERILPSRVLLTHGPLAEGFVTTDGTLAVVTETELYAIPPKTRRAREARATQIDSLLRDLSELKPGDPVVHAQYGVGQYLGLVSMDLGDGDTEFLQLEYAKGDKLYVPVANLHLISRYSGAGEGEVALHRLGTDQWDKARRRAMQAARDTAAELLNLYALRAAREGHAFKFSPHDYEAFAEGFGFEETPDQAAAIAAVMADMQSGRPMDRLVCGDVGFGKTEVALRAAFMAVMGGYQVAVLVPTTLLAEQHFNNFSDRFSQWPVKLAELSRFRTAKEQAAALEALKDGRIDIVIGTHRLIQKDVKFARLGLVILDEEHRFGVRQKEQLKALRAEVDVLTLTATPIPRTLAMSLEGIRDFSVIATAPQKRLAVKTFVQPFSGGLIREAVLRELKRGGQVYFLHNEVSTIENMRERLEKLLPEARIRVGHGQMSERELEQVMRDFYQQRYDILLCTTIIETGIDIPTANTILINRADKFGLAQLHQLRGRVGRSHHQAFAYLLVEEDRTLTPQAKKRLEAIQLMEELGSGFHLARHDLEIRGAGEVLGEKQSGEILEVGFSLYNDMLADAVASLKAGKEPDMSQPLGVVSEINLHLPALLPADYCPDVHERLVLYKRLANAHTAEDLTLLQEELIDRYGALPDPARALLDTHRLRLAARPLGILKVDATGDSILLQFVPQPPIDPGRIIELIQTRRDIKLAGENRLRWQVASSRSAGAAVEARAANVITLFNLLK; this is translated from the coding sequence ATGTTGTTTTCCCCCGCCACCCCCTCCTCCGGCGACCGGCAGTCCGGGCTTGCCGGCGCCGCCGACGCGCTCTATCTGGCCGAACTGGCGCGCGGCGCCGCGCCGCTGGCGGTGGTGTGCGCAAGCGCGTGGGATGCCAACCGTCTCGCCGAGGAGCTGCGCTGGTTCGATCCCGGCCTTCGGGTGTGCGCCTTCCCGGACTGGGAGACCCTGCCCTACGATGCCTTCTCGCCGCATCCCGACCTGATTTCCGAGCGGCTCGCGACGCTCTACCAGATTTCGCGGGGCGAGTTCGACATCGCCGTCGTCGCGCTGTCCACCGCGCTCTACCGGCTGGCGCCACCATCCTTCCTCGCCGCCCATACCTTCTTCCTCAAGCAGAAGGACCGCCTCGACGAAGCCGCCTTCCGCGCGCAAATGGCGCTCGGCGGCTACGCCCACGTGAGCCAGGTCTACGCGCCGGGCGAGTTTTCGTTCCGCGGCGGGCTGATCGACCTCTTCCCGATGGGCAGCGCGGTGCCCTACCGCATCGACCTGTTCGACAACGAGATCGAGACGATCCGTGCCTTCGACGTCGACACGCAGCGCAGCATCTACCCGGTGAACGAGGTGCGGCTGCTGCCGGCACGCGAGTTCCCGCTCGACGAGGCCGGCATCACGCGCTTCCGCCAGAATTTCCGCGAGCGTTTCGAGGGCGACCCCTCGAAGTCGAAGCTTTACAAGGATGTCAGCAACGGCCTCGCACCGGCCGGCATCGAGTACTACCTGCCGCTGTTCTTCGAAGAAACGGCGACGCTGTTCGACTATCTGCCGAAAGCCACCCGGCTGGTCGCCCACGGCGCGCTCGACCCCGCCGGCCAGGCCTTCTGGGCCGACGCGCAAGGCCGCCATCGTCTGCTGTCCGGCGACAAGGACCGCCCGCTGCTGCCGCCGGCCGACCTGTTCCTGCCGACGGATGCGTTCTTCGTCCTTGCCAAGAGCTACGACCGGCTCGAGGTCCAGCAGACCGGCGAGGGACTGGCCCGCCCGGTGCCGCCGATCGCCGTCGACCGCCGCGAGGCGCACCCGGTAGCCAAGCTCCAGTCCTTCGTCGACGGCTTCGCCGGCAAGGTCTTGATCATCGCCCCCTCGGCCGGGCGCCGCGAGACGCTGCACGAATACCTCGCCGAGCATGGCCTCGACGCCCGGCTCGTCGACAGCTGGGCCGACGCGCTGCCAAGCGGCGAGCGCATCCTGCCGAGCCGCGTTCTATTGACCCACGGCCCGCTCGCCGAAGGCTTCGTCACCACCGACGGCACCCTCGCCGTCGTCACCGAGACCGAGCTCTACGCGATCCCGCCGAAGACGCGGCGCGCGCGCGAGGCCCGCGCCACGCAGATCGACAGCCTGCTGCGCGATCTCTCCGAACTCAAGCCCGGCGATCCCGTGGTGCACGCCCAGTACGGCGTCGGCCAGTACCTCGGCCTCGTCAGCATGGACCTCGGCGACGGCGACACCGAATTCCTGCAGCTCGAATACGCCAAGGGCGACAAGCTCTACGTGCCGGTCGCCAACCTGCACCTGATCTCGCGCTATTCCGGCGCAGGCGAAGGCGAGGTCGCCTTGCACCGCCTCGGCACCGACCAGTGGGACAAGGCGCGCCGCCGCGCCATGCAGGCGGCGCGCGATACCGCTGCCGAGCTGCTGAACCTGTACGCGCTGCGCGCGGCACGCGAGGGGCATGCGTTCAAGTTCTCGCCGCACGACTACGAGGCCTTCGCCGAAGGCTTCGGCTTCGAGGAAACACCCGACCAGGCCGCGGCAATCGCCGCGGTCATGGCCGACATGCAGTCGGGCAGGCCGATGGACCGCCTGGTGTGCGGCGACGTCGGCTTCGGCAAGACCGAGGTCGCACTGCGCGCCGCCTTCATGGCAGTGATGGGCGGCTACCAGGTCGCGGTGCTGGTGCCGACCACGCTTCTCGCCGAGCAGCACTTCAACAACTTCTCCGACCGCTTTTCCCAATGGCCGGTCAAGCTCGCCGAGCTGTCGCGCTTCAGGACGGCGAAGGAGCAGGCGGCGGCGCTCGAGGCCTTGAAGGATGGCAGGATCGACATCGTCATCGGCACCCACCGGCTGATCCAGAAGGACGTCAAGTTCGCCCGCCTGGGTCTCGTCATCCTCGACGAGGAGCACCGCTTCGGCGTGCGGCAGAAGGAGCAGCTGAAGGCGCTGCGCGCCGAGGTCGACGTGCTGACGCTGACCGCGACGCCGATCCCGCGCACGCTGGCGATGTCGCTCGAGGGCATCCGCGACTTCTCGGTCATCGCCACGGCGCCGCAGAAGCGGCTCGCGGTGAAGACTTTCGTTCAGCCCTTCTCAGGCGGTCTGATCCGCGAGGCCGTGCTGCGGGAACTCAAGCGCGGCGGCCAGGTGTACTTCCTGCACAACGAGGTCAGCACCATCGAGAACATGCGCGAGCGGCTGGAGAAGCTGCTCCCCGAAGCACGCATCCGCGTCGGCCACGGGCAGATGAGCGAACGCGAGCTTGAGCAGGTGATGCGGGACTTCTACCAGCAGCGCTACGACATCCTCCTGTGCACCACCATCATCGAGACCGGCATCGACATCCCGACCGCCAACACCATCCTCATCAACCGCGCCGACAAGTTCGGCCTGGCACAGCTGCACCAGCTGCGCGGCCGCGTCGGCCGCTCGCACCACCAGGCCTTCGCCTACCTGCTGGTCGAGGAGGACCGCACGCTGACGCCGCAGGCGAAGAAGCGGCTGGAAGCCATTCAATTGATGGAGGAGCTGGGCTCCGGCTTCCACCTCGCCCGCCACGACCTCGAGATCCGCGGCGCTGGCGAAGTGCTCGGCGAGAAACAGAGCGGCGAGATCCTCGAGGTCGGCTTCTCGCTCTACAACGACATGCTGGCCGACGCCGTGGCGAGCCTGAAGGCTGGGAAGGAGCCCGACATGAGCCAGCCGCTCGGCGTCGTCTCCGAAATCAACCTGCACCTGCCCGCCCTGCTGCCGGCCGACTACTGTCCCGACGTGCACGAGCGGCTGGTGCTGTACAAGCGGCTCGCCAACGCCCACACGGCGGAGGACCTTACCCTGCTGCAGGAGGAACTGATCGACCGCTACGGCGCCCTGCCCGACCCGGCACGCGCGCTCCTCGACACCCACCGCCTGCGGCTCGCCGCCAGGCCGCTGGGCATCCTCAAGGTCGACGCGACCGGCGACAGCATCCTGCTGCAGTTCGTGCCGCAGCCGCCGATCGACCCCGGCCGCATCATCGAGCTCATCCAGACCCGACGCGACATCAAGCTCGCGGGCGAGAACCGCCTGCGCTGGCAGGTCGCTTCTTCGCGGAGCGCCGGCGCGGCGGTCGAAGCGCGCGCGGCCAATGTGATTACCCTGTTCAACTTGTTGAAGTAA
- the ppa gene encoding inorganic diphosphatase, whose product MSLDRVSSGRNLPDDFNVIIEIPAHGEPIKYEVDKESGAMFVDRFMSTAMHYPCNYGYIPHTLSEDGDPVDVLVITPIPLITGVVVRCRPVGMLKMTDEAGVDAKLLAVPVDKLCGLYKGVDKPEDLQPLLLQQIAHFFEHYKDLEKGKWVKVEGWTGVEEARAEILAGVERYRNAADKPAF is encoded by the coding sequence ATGAGCCTCGATCGCGTCAGCTCCGGCCGCAACCTGCCGGACGACTTCAATGTCATCATCGAAATTCCCGCCCACGGCGAACCGATCAAGTACGAAGTGGACAAGGAGTCGGGCGCCATGTTCGTCGACCGCTTCATGTCGACCGCGATGCACTATCCCTGCAACTACGGCTACATCCCGCACACCCTGTCGGAGGACGGCGACCCGGTCGACGTGCTGGTCATCACCCCGATTCCGTTGATCACCGGCGTGGTGGTGCGCTGCCGCCCCGTGGGCATGCTGAAAATGACCGACGAAGCCGGCGTCGACGCCAAGCTGCTGGCGGTGCCCGTGGACAAGCTGTGCGGCCTGTACAAGGGCGTCGACAAGCCGGAAGACCTGCAGCCTCTGCTGCTGCAGCAGATCGCCCACTTCTTCGAGCACTACAAGGATCTCGAGAAGGGCAAATGGGTCAAGGTCGAGGGCTGGACTGGCGTCGAGGAAGCCCGCGCCGAAATCCTCGCCGGGGTCGAGCGCTACCGCAACGCCGCGGACAAGCCTGCTTTCTAG
- a CDS encoding metallophosphoesterase family protein, whose product MKVCILSDSHDNRRLLGAAVEHAKAHGAEAVLHCGDVVAPTTLRVLQKYELPVHVIHGNNTGDLYNMTRLAAEPNSVIRYHGQDAAFTLADRNLFLVHYPHYAHALACTGDYDLVCCGHDHKSSISQVANVRGGHTWLINPGTVGGVGAPPTYIMADLASMQFEIVTVEAAPASVLPPVTPHV is encoded by the coding sequence ATGAAAGTCTGCATCCTCTCCGACTCCCACGATAACCGCCGCCTGCTCGGTGCGGCGGTCGAGCACGCCAAGGCGCACGGGGCGGAGGCGGTGTTGCACTGCGGCGACGTGGTCGCGCCGACCACGCTGCGCGTGCTGCAAAAGTATGAGCTGCCGGTGCACGTGATCCACGGCAACAACACCGGCGACCTCTACAACATGACGCGGCTCGCCGCCGAGCCCAACAGCGTGATCCGCTACCACGGCCAGGACGCGGCCTTCACCCTGGCCGACCGCAACCTGTTCCTGGTGCACTACCCGCACTATGCGCACGCGCTGGCGTGCACGGGCGACTATGACCTCGTCTGCTGCGGGCACGACCACAAGTCGAGCATTTCCCAGGTCGCCAACGTCAGGGGCGGCCACACCTGGCTGATCAACCCGGGCACCGTCGGCGGCGTCGGCGCGCCGCCTACCTACATCATGGCCGACCTCGCCTCGATGCAGTTCGAGATCGTCACCGTCGAAGCGGCGCCTGCATCGGTTCTGCCACCTGTCACGCCGCACGTCTGA